A genomic window from Megalobrama amblycephala isolate DHTTF-2021 linkage group LG2, ASM1881202v1, whole genome shotgun sequence includes:
- the pcyt2 gene encoding ethanolamine-phosphate cytidylyltransferase: MIRNGSHAVEEEVKGESSSSSHSPEKRKRVIRVWCDGCYDMVHYGHSNQLRQAKAMGDYLVVGVHTDEEIAKHKGPPVFTQAERYKMIRAIKWVDEIVEGAPYVTTLETLDKYNCDFCVHGDDITLTVDGKDTYDEVKRMGRYRECKRTQGVSTTDLVGRMLLLTKAHHSNIDNTAYQLHTDNFGKGPKGHSPWTGVSQFLQTSQKIIQFASGKEPQPGDTIIYVAGAFDLFHIGHVDFLETVHKQAEKPYVIVGLHFDQEVNRYKGKNYPIMNIHERTLSVLACRYVSEVVIGAPYAVGKDLLDHFKVDLVCHGKTEVFPDTDGTDPYDEPKKRGIFRVLDSGSDLTTDDIVQRIIENRLQFEARNQKKEAKEMAVFEALKHKDDSLKTEAALAKN, encoded by the exons ATGATCAGGAACGGAAGCCATGCGGTTGAGGAGGAGGTTAAAGGAGAGTCGAGCTCCTCCAGCCACAGCCCGGAGAAGAGGAAGCGGGTGATCAGGGTATGGTGTGACGGCTG CTATGACATGGTGCACTACGGTCACTCTAACCAATTACGACAGGCCAAAGCAATGGGAGATTATCTCGTAGTCGGAGTACATACAGACG AGGAAATAGCCAAGCACAAAGGTCCTCCGGTCTTCACGCAGGCCGAGCGTTATAAAATGATACGGGCCATAAAGTGGGTGGATGAGATTGTGGAAGGGGCGCCGTACGTCACCACACTGGAGACGCTGGACAAGTACAACTGTGATTTCTGTGTGCACGGAG ATGACATCACATTGACCGTGGACGGGAAGGATACCTATGACGAGGTGAAGAGAATGGGCCGATACAG GGAATGTAAACGCACACAGGGAGTGTCTACGACAGACCTAGTGGGTCGTATGCTCCTGTTAACAAAAGCACACCACAGTAACATT GATAACACAGCCTACCAGCTCCACACGGATAACTTTGGGAAG GGTCCTAAAGGGCACAGCCCTTGGACTGGTGTCTCTCAGTTCCTGCAGACTTCTCAGAAGATCATCCAGTTCGCCTCAGGAAAAGAACCGCAGCCAGGAGACACCATCATATATGTGGCCGGAGCTTTCGACCTCTTCC ACATTGGTCATGTGGATTTCCTCGAAACTGTTCACAAACAAGCAGAGAAACCTTACGTCATTGTCGGACTGCACTTTGACCAG GAAGTGAACCGCTACAAAGGGAAGAACTACCCCATCATGAATATTCACGAGAGAACTTTGAGTGTGCTGGCTTGCAGA TATGTGTCAGAGGTTGTGATCGGGGCTCCGTACGCAGTAGGAAAAGATCTTCTGGATCACTTTAAG GTGGATCTGGTGTGTCACGGGAAGACAGAAGTGTTTCCCGACACAGACGGGACAGACCCTTACGAT GAGCCGAAGAAGAGAGGTATTTTCCGCGTCCTAGACAGCGGCAGCGATCTGACCACCGACGACATCGTGCAGAGAATCATCGAGAACAG ATTGCAGTTTGAGGCCAGGAACCAGAAGAAGGAAGCTAAAGAGATGGCTGTGTTCGAGGCTTTGAAGCATAAAGATGATTCACTGAAGACCGAGGCGGCTCTCGCGAAGAATTAA
- the gcga gene encoding glucagon a, with the protein MKGIQYLAGLLLLLFVQNCMCVPLQDDNTSTETAESLLPRGQGFTTVKRHSEGTFSNDYSKYLETRRAQDFVQWLMNSKSNGGPSKRHAEGTYTSDISSYLQDQAAQNFVAWLKSGQPKQDVGANRGANLGRRRHVDGSFTSDVNKVLDSIAAKEYLQWVMNSKASGSSGKRGGNQ; encoded by the exons ATGAAAGGCATCCAATATCTCGCTGGTCTTCTTCTGCTCCTCTTCGTTCAAAACTGCATGTGCGTCCCACTGCAAGATGACAACACAAG cacagagacagcagaAAGTCTTCTGCCGAGAGGTCAGGGCTTCACCACCGTCAAGAGGCATTCTGAGGGGACCTTCTCCAACGACTACAGCAAATACCTGGAGACCAGGAGGGCACAAGACTTCGTTCAGTGGCTCATGAACTCAAAGAGTAATGG TGGTCCATCCAAACGTCACGCTGAGGGAACCTACACCAGCGACATCAGCTCTTACCTGCAAGACCAAGCGGCCCAGAACTTTGTGGCCTGGCTGAAATCTGGACAGCCCAAGCAAGA TGTTGGGGCCAACAGAGGTGCAAATTTGGGCCGCAGGCGGCATGTAGACGGCAGTTTCACCAGTGATGTCAACAAGGTCTTGGACAGCATTGCTGCCAAGGAGTATTTACAATGGGTGATGAACTCTAAGGCATCAGGGTCAAG TGGCAAACGTGGCGGGAATCAATGA